Sequence from the Gloeocapsopsis dulcis genome:
CATAGTTGCTAATTAGCTGTATTTAATGCTAGTTTTAGCTTAATAAGAGACATTACTACCAAATTCCAGTTTTAGAAATCTAATGCAGCCTCTAAAACGTAGTTTACCATAAGTGTCTCTAATGTAAAATCGTACACAATTAATCAAAAGGATGCCAGCATTGAGTGATACTTACTCTACTAATATTCAGCACATCCTTAGTGAAGCACTAACCTCCGCCGGTATAGACCATATACAAAACCATTGTCTTGATGGTTACTATCTTAACTTTGCTTTTCCTGGTCATAAGTTGATAGTTGAGGTTGATAGCAATAAGTACAGTGGCAATTTGTACAAAAAAGCTGAGCAAAAAGCTGATGACCAAGAGCGAGATGCTCGCCTTAATCAACTTGGCTATCAAGTCATAAGATACTCTAACCAGGCAGTGAAGAATAGTACCAAAGGTGTTGTCCTAAGCATCCAGCGTCATTTGTTGGCTTGCCAAGCTCAAAAAGCCTGAACGAAGTTGAGTAATATCTATAAAGTTTGGGCGAAATAGTGGCTAAAAAGTGACAACACTACGTATTGATTCACCTTTATGCATTAAATCAAACGCATCATTAATGCTTTCTAATGGCATGGTGTGGGTAATCAAATCATCAATATTGATTTTGCCTTCCATGTACCAATCGACAATTCTGGGTACATCAGTACGTCCTCTAGCACCACCAAACGCAGAACCTTTCCAAACCCGTCCAGTTACTAATTGAAAAGGACGCGTGCAAATTTCTTGACCAGCACCAGCGACACCAATAATGACACTGACACCCCATCCTTTGTGGCAACATTCTAATGCTTGACGCATGACATTAACGTTGCCAATACATTCAAAAGTATAATCAGCACCGCCTTTTGTTAAATCAACTAAGTAAGGCACTAAATCGCCTTCAACTTCTTTAGGATTGACAAAATGCGTCATCCCGAATTTCTCAGCTAATGCTCGCTTGCTAGGATTAATATCCACGCCTACAATCATTTCAGCTCCTACCATGCGAGCGCCTTGAATCACATTTAAACCAATACCACCTAACCCAAAAACAATCACTTTTGCCCCTGGTTCAACTTTGGCAGTGTAAATCACCGCTCCAATACCTGTTGTTACCCCACAGCCGATGTAACACACTTTATCGAAGGGAGCATCTTCACGAATCTTTGCTACAGCAATCTCTGGTAAAACTGTATAATTAGCGAAAGTGGAGGTTCCCATGTAGTGGTGGAGCATCGTGCCATCAAGTGAAAAACGGCTTGTCCCATCTGGCATCACACCACGTCCTTGAGTTGAACGGATAGCTTGACAAAGATTTGTTTTACGACTGAGAC
This genomic interval carries:
- a CDS encoding endonuclease domain-containing protein, which encodes MSDTYSTNIQHILSEALTSAGIDHIQNHCLDGYYLNFAFPGHKLIVEVDSNKYSGNLYKKAEQKADDQERDARLNQLGYQVIRYSNQAVKNSTKGVVLSIQRHLLACQAQKA
- a CDS encoding S-(hydroxymethyl)glutathione dehydrogenase/class III alcohol dehydrogenase, with translation MDVKAAVAWDAGKPVSIETVQLEGPQIGEVLVEIKATGVCHTDAFTLSGADPEGLFPAILGHEGAGVVVEVGSGVKSLKVGDRVIPLYTPECRQCEYCLSRKTNLCQAIRSTQGRGVMPDGTSRFSLDGTMLHHYMGTSTFANYTVLPEIAVAKIREDAPFDKVCYIGCGVTTGIGAVIYTAKVEPGAKVIVFGLGGIGLNVIQGARMVGAEMIVGVDINPSKRALAEKFGMTHFVNPKEVEGDLVPYLVDLTKGGADYTFECIGNVNVMRQALECCHKGWGVSVIIGVAGAGQEICTRPFQLVTGRVWKGSAFGGARGRTDVPRIVDWYMEGKINIDDLITHTMPLESINDAFDLMHKGESIRSVVTF